The genomic region ACGGTCAAAAGACACTATTAGTCTAACTAAATCATGGTAAAACTAAAGTTAAAAAGTAGTCTGTGACTAAAACAAGGATGATCGATGTCACTACTGAACCGGTGGTAGCTTTGCCTACTCCTTGAGCTCCTTCTTCTGAATTTAATCCTTTATAACAACTAACAATGGCAATGATTAACCCAAAAAAGATAGCTTTGATCAAACCACTTAATATATCAACCGGATCAACGAAGTACTTAGTTTTATCAATATATAAACTAGAGCGGATCCCAAACTTAGTCACGCTAATAAGATATCCTCCTAAAATACCAATAAAATCAGTATAAATAGTAAGAATAGGCACCATCGTTAACAAAGCCAAAAACTTAGGAACTATCAAGTATTTTATAGGATTTACCGCTAATGTCCGCAAAGCATCTATTTGTTCAGTAACCTTCATACTTCCTAGTTCAGCTGCGATAGAAGATCCAACTCTTCCTGCCACTATCACTGCCGTGAGGACCGGACCTAATTCTCGGGCCATAGAAAGACCCACGACCACCCCGATGTACGCTTCTAATTCAAATTGTCTAAATTGATAGTAAGATTGAACTGCTAAAACCATGCCTGTAAAAATAGCCATAATGGAAGCAATAGGTAAAGTTTTTAGGCCCACCAGCTTCATTTGCTCGACAATAGGTTTAAAGCGAAAAGGCGGAGTAAATATTTGGACTAAGATATCTTTAGCTAAAATAGCCAGGCTACCCAACTCATAAAGAAAAGTATATCTCTTAATAATAGCCTCCATTAGGTATAACTACTTTAAATTTAATAAGAAGAACTCTCGGAAGATAAATTTTCAAATCTTGTATATTCTTTAACAAAAGCTAATTTAAAGTTTTCTATTGGTCCGTGCCGATGTTTGCCAATGATTATTTCTGCAATTCCCTTGTTTTCGGGAAGAG from bacterium harbors:
- a CDS encoding ABC transporter permease; the encoded protein is MEAIIKRYTFLYELGSLAILAKDILVQIFTPPFRFKPIVEQMKLVGLKTLPIASIMAIFTGMVLAVQSYYQFRQFELEAYIGVVVGLSMARELGPVLTAVIVAGRVGSSIAAELGSMKVTEQIDALRTLAVNPIKYLIVPKFLALLTMVPILTIYTDFIGILGGYLISVTKFGIRSSLYIDKTKYFVDPVDILSGLIKAIFFGLIIAIVSCYKGLNSEEGAQGVGKATTGSVVTSIILVLVTDYFLTLVLP